Proteins encoded by one window of Sciurus carolinensis chromosome 12, mSciCar1.2, whole genome shotgun sequence:
- the LOC124961743 gene encoding NADH-cytochrome b5 reductase 1 produces MGIQPSSVLLASLGVGLLTLLGLALGTYLVRRSRRPQVTLLDPDEKYLLRLLDKTTVSHNTKRFRFALPTAHHILGLPVGKHVYLSARIDGSLVIRPYTPVTSDEDQGYVDLVIKVYLKGVHPKFPEGGKMSQYLDSLKIGDVVEFRGPSGLLTYTGKGNFNIQPSKKSPPEPRVAKKLGMIAGGTGITPMLQLIRAILKVPEDPTQCFLLFANQTEKDIILREDLEELQARYPNRFKLWFTLDHPPKDWAYSKGFVTADMIREHLPAPGDDVLLLLCGPPPMVQLACHPNLDKLGYSQKMRFTY; encoded by the exons ATGGGGATCCAGCCG AGCTCAGTCCTGCTGGCCTCGCTGGGGGTGGGGCTGCTTACTCTGCTCGGCCTGGCTCTGGGCACCTACTTGGTTCGAAGGTCCCGCCGGCCTCAGGTTACTCTCCTGGACCCGGATGAGAAGTATCTGCTGCGTCTACTGGACAAGACG ACTGTGAGCCACAACACCAAGAGGTTCCGCTTTGCCCTGCCCACCGCCCACCACATTCTGGGGCTGCCTGTGG GCAAACATGTCTACCTCTCTGCCCGAATTGATGGCAGCCTGGTCATCAGGCCGTACACTCCTGTCACCAGTGATGAGGACCAAGGCTACGTGGATCTCGTCATCAAG GTTTATCTGAAGGGTGTGCACCCCAAATTTCCTGAGGGAGGGAAAATGTCTCAGTACCTGGATAGCCTGAAGATTGGGGATGTGGTGGAATTCCGGGGGCCAAGTGGGCTGCTCACTTATACCGGGAAAG GGAATTTTAACATTCAGCCCAGTAAGAAATCTCCACCAGAACCCCGAGTGGCAAAGAAACTGGGAATGATCGCTGGAGGGACAG GTATCACCCCAATGCTACAACTGATCCGGGCCATCCTGAAAGTCCCTGAAGATCCAACCcaatgctttcttctttttgccaACCAG ACAGAAAAGGACATAATCCTGCGGGAAGACTTAGAGGAGCTGCAGGCCCGATATCCCAATCGCTTTAAACTCTGGTTCACTCTGGATCATCCCCCTAAAg ATTGGGCCTACAGTAAGGGCTTTGTGACTGCTGACATGATCCGGGAGCACCTGCCTGCCCCAGGGGATGATGTACTGCTGCTGCTCTGTGGTCCACCCCCAATGGTACAGCTGGCCTGCCATCCCAACTTGGACAAATTGGGCTACTCACAAAAGATGCGGTTCACCTACTGA
- the Adipor1 gene encoding adiponectin receptor protein 1 yields MSSHKGSVVAQGNGAPANNRETDSVELAELGPLLEEKGKRVIANPKKTEEEQTCPVPQEEEEEVRVLTLPLQAHHAMEKMEEFVYKVWEGRWRVIPYDVLPDWLKDNDYLLHGHRPPMPSFRACFKSIFRIHTETGNIWTHLLGFVLFLFLGILTMLRPNMYFMAPLQEKVVFGMFFLGAVLCLSFSWLFHTVYCHSEKVSRTFSKLDYSGIALLIMGSFVPWLYYSFYCSPQPRLIYLSIVCVLGISAIIVAQWDRFATPKHRQTRAGVFLGLGLSGVVPTMHFTIAEGFVKATTVGQMGWFFLMAVMYITGAGLYAARIPERFFPGKFDIWFQSHQIFHVLVVAAAFVHFYGVSNLQEFRYGLEGGCTDDSLL; encoded by the exons ATGTCTTCCCACAAAGGATCTGTGGTGGCACAGGGCAATGGGGCACCTGCTAATAACAGGGAAACTGACTCGGTGGAACTGGCTGAACTGGGACCCCTGCTAGAAGAGAAGGGCAAACGGGTAATTGCCAACCCAAAAAAG ACTGAAGAAGAGCAAACATGCCCAGTAccccaggaagaagaggaggaggttcGGGTACTGACACTTCCCCTGCAGGCCCACCATGccatggagaagatggaggagtTCGTGTATAAG GTTTGGGAGGGACGTTGGAGGGTCATCCCGTATGATGTACTCCCTGACTGGCTGAAGGACAATGACTATCTGCTACATGGCCACAGACCACCCATGCCCTCCTTTCGAGCTTGCTTCAAGAGCATCTTCCGCATACACACAGAAACTGGCAACATCTGGACCCATCTACTTG GTTTCGTGCTATTTCTCTTTTTGGGAATCTTGACCATGCTTAGACCAAATATGTACTTCATGGCCCCTCTTCAGGAGAAGGTGGTTTTTGGCATGTTCTTTTTGGGTGCAGtgctctgcctcagcttctcctgGCTTTTCCACACCGTCTATTGTCATTCAGAGAAAGTCTCTCGGACTTTTTCCAA ACTGGACTATTCAGGGATTGCTCTACTGATTATGGGGAGCTTTGTCCCCTGGCTCTATTACTCCTTCTACTGCTCCCCACAGCCTCGGCTCATCTACCTCTCCATCGTCTGTGTCCTGGGCATCTCTGCCATCATTGTGGCACAGTGGGACCGGTTTGCCACTCCTAAGCACCGGCAAACAAGAGCAG GAGTGTTCCTGGGACTTGGCTTGAGTGGTGTTGTGCCCACCATGCACTTTACTATCGCTGAGGGCTTTGTCAAGGCCACCACAGTGGGCCAGATGGGCTGGTTCTTCCTCATGGCTGTGATGTACATCACCGGAGCTGGCCTTTATGCTGCTCGGATTCCTGAGCGCTTCTTTCCTGGAAAGTTTGACATATGG TTCCAGTCCCATCAGATTTTCCACGtcctggtggtggcagcagccTTTGTCCACTTCTATGGGGTATCCAACCTTCAGGAATTCCGTTATGGCCTAGAAGGTGGCTGTACTGATGACtcccttctctga